In the Sinorhizobium arboris LMG 14919 genome, one interval contains:
- a CDS encoding CYTH domain-containing protein, producing MAKEIERKFLVATDGWRQHADKGVRLRQAYIVTMEDRSVRVRIHGNKRARLTIKIGKSALVRNEYEYDLPMDDARELLTQAIGIVIEKRRFRIPHKGFTWEVDVYEGALEGLTVAEVEMERETDLPTLPAWLGREITGDRRYSNQALATEGLLEAQT from the coding sequence ATGGCAAAGGAGATTGAGCGCAAGTTTCTGGTCGCCACCGACGGCTGGCGGCAGCACGCGGACAAGGGCGTCAGGCTGCGCCAGGCCTATATCGTCACCATGGAAGACCGCTCGGTGCGTGTACGCATTCACGGCAACAAGCGGGCCCGCCTGACCATCAAGATCGGTAAATCCGCGCTCGTCCGCAACGAGTACGAATACGATCTCCCCATGGATGACGCCCGGGAACTGCTGACGCAGGCGATCGGCATCGTCATCGAGAAGCGGCGCTTCCGCATTCCGCATAAGGGCTTCACCTGGGAGGTCGACGTCTATGAGGGGGCGCTCGAAGGATTGACGGTGGCCGAGGTCGAGATGGAGCGGGAGACGGACCTGCCCACCCTCCCGGCGTGGCTGGGGCGCGAGATCACCGGCGACCGCCGCTATTCCAATCAGGCGCTTGCCACCGAAGGGCTCCTGGAAGCGCAGACATGA
- a CDS encoding sugar phosphate isomerase/epimerase family protein → MKTIKGPGLFLAQFAGDAAPFDSWDSITKWAADCGYKGVQVPSWDGRLFDLKKAAESKTYCDEVAGKARDNGVEITELSTHLQGQLVAVHPAYDEAFDGFAVPEVRGNPKARQEWAVEQVKLALTASRNLGLDAMASFSGALAWPFVYPWPQRPAGLVETAFDELARRWKPILDHAEDCGVDICYEIHPGEDLHDGITYEMFLERTGNHARACMLYDPSHYVLQCLDYLENIDIYKDRIRMFHVKDAEFNPTGRQGVYGGYQSWVNRAGRFRSLGDGQVDFGAVFSKMAANDFAGWAVVEWECCLKHPEDGAREGSEFVKAHIIRVTEKAFDDFADSGTDDAANRRMLGI, encoded by the coding sequence ATGAAGACGATCAAAGGACCGGGGCTGTTTCTTGCGCAATTCGCCGGCGATGCCGCCCCCTTCGATTCCTGGGATTCGATTACCAAATGGGCAGCCGATTGCGGCTATAAGGGCGTGCAGGTCCCGAGCTGGGACGGCAGGCTCTTCGACCTGAAGAAAGCTGCCGAATCGAAGACCTATTGCGACGAGGTCGCCGGCAAGGCGCGTGACAACGGCGTCGAGATCACCGAGCTTTCTACCCACCTCCAGGGCCAGCTCGTCGCGGTGCATCCCGCCTATGACGAGGCTTTCGACGGTTTCGCCGTCCCGGAAGTACGCGGCAATCCGAAGGCACGCCAGGAGTGGGCGGTCGAGCAGGTCAAGCTGGCGCTGACGGCCTCGAGGAATCTCGGCCTCGACGCGATGGCAAGCTTTTCCGGCGCTCTGGCCTGGCCCTTCGTCTATCCGTGGCCTCAGCGCCCGGCGGGCCTGGTGGAGACCGCCTTCGACGAGCTCGCGCGGCGATGGAAGCCGATCCTCGACCATGCGGAGGATTGCGGCGTCGACATATGCTACGAAATCCATCCGGGCGAGGACCTGCATGACGGCATCACCTACGAGATGTTCCTGGAGCGCACCGGCAATCATGCGCGTGCCTGCATGCTCTACGATCCGTCTCACTACGTGCTGCAGTGCCTGGACTATCTCGAGAATATCGACATCTACAAGGACCGCATCCGGATGTTCCACGTCAAGGACGCGGAGTTCAACCCGACCGGACGTCAGGGCGTCTATGGTGGCTATCAGAGCTGGGTGAACCGCGCCGGCCGCTTCCGCTCGCTCGGCGACGGCCAGGTGGATTTCGGTGCCGTCTTCTCGAAGATGGCCGCCAACGACTTCGCCGGCTGGGCCGTGGTCGAGTGGGAATGCTGCCTGAAACATCCGGAAGACGGCGCGCGCGAAGGCTCCGAGTTCGTGAAGGCGCATATTATCCGCGTCACCGAAAAGGCCTTCGACGATTTCGCCGACAGCGGCACCGATGACGCCGCGAACCGGCGGATGTTGGGAATCTGA
- a CDS encoding 2-dehydro-3-deoxy-phosphogluconate aldolase, whose translation MSAKTDKLLSILKLQPVVPVLVIDDASSAVPLARALVAGGLKAIEITLRTPAALEAIRAVAGEVEGAVAGAGTILNAAQYEEAVAAGSEFIVSPGTTQELIDVASDHEVPLLPGAATASEVMGLREEGYEVMKFFPAEQAGGAAYLKSLSSPLAGTLFCPTGGISLSNARDYLTLPNVVCVGGSWVAPKDLVAKGDWAGITRLAAEAFALKG comes from the coding sequence ATGAGCGCGAAAACGGACAAGCTTCTATCCATCCTCAAGCTGCAGCCGGTGGTTCCGGTGCTGGTGATCGATGATGCGTCGTCGGCGGTACCGCTTGCGCGGGCGCTCGTCGCAGGGGGCCTGAAAGCGATCGAAATCACCTTGCGGACGCCGGCGGCGCTGGAAGCGATCCGCGCGGTTGCAGGCGAAGTAGAGGGCGCCGTCGCCGGTGCCGGCACCATCCTCAATGCCGCCCAGTACGAAGAGGCTGTCGCGGCCGGATCCGAGTTCATCGTGAGCCCCGGAACGACACAGGAACTGATCGATGTCGCCAGCGATCACGAGGTGCCGCTGCTTCCGGGTGCGGCGACGGCGAGCGAGGTCATGGGGCTTCGCGAGGAAGGCTACGAGGTGATGAAGTTTTTCCCCGCGGAGCAGGCCGGCGGCGCCGCATATCTGAAATCGCTGTCGTCGCCGCTCGCCGGCACCCTGTTCTGCCCGACCGGCGGCATTTCGCTTTCCAACGCGCGCGACTATCTGACGCTTCCCAACGTCGTATGCGTCGGCGGCTCCTGGGTGGCGCCGAAGGACCTGGTCGCCAAGGGCGACTGGGCCGGCATCACCAGGCTGGCGGCCGAGGCCTTCGCGCTCAAGGGCTGA
- a CDS encoding GNAT family N-acetyltransferase, whose translation MRDLADWKGCPAPKPVLIEGRYVRVEPFDRAKHLNALWSDAFGGMAINSLLRYFSQEDFSGIEDFDGWLSAVQQKSGWVTEVFRDKASGKVVGMANYMRADSANGVVEVGGVAHGAAMARSPLSTEAHYLMARHVFEDLGYRRYEWKCHSENKASRTTAVRLGFTFEGIFRQHMVSKRANRDTAWFSMIDREWPLIKAAFEHWLSPDNFDRDGRQKQRLEDIRAALAEEERR comes from the coding sequence ATGCGCGATCTTGCCGACTGGAAAGGATGCCCAGCGCCAAAACCGGTGCTCATCGAGGGGCGATACGTTCGCGTCGAACCCTTCGACCGGGCGAAACATCTGAATGCCCTCTGGAGCGATGCCTTCGGCGGCATGGCCATCAATTCTCTGCTCAGATACTTCTCTCAGGAGGATTTCTCGGGCATCGAGGATTTCGACGGCTGGCTTTCGGCGGTTCAGCAGAAGTCTGGCTGGGTGACTGAAGTCTTTCGCGACAAGGCGAGCGGCAAGGTCGTCGGCATGGCGAATTACATGCGGGCGGATTCCGCCAACGGCGTCGTCGAGGTCGGCGGTGTCGCGCATGGGGCCGCCATGGCGCGGTCGCCGCTTTCGACGGAAGCGCACTATCTCATGGCCAGGCATGTGTTCGAGGACCTTGGCTATCGGCGCTATGAATGGAAGTGCCATAGCGAAAACAAGGCGAGCCGCACGACGGCGGTGCGCCTCGGCTTTACGTTCGAGGGTATTTTCCGTCAGCATATGGTTTCGAAGCGCGCCAATCGCGATACGGCCTGGTTCTCGATGATCGATCGCGAATGGCCGCTCATCAAGGCCGCTTTCGAGCACTGGCTTTCGCCCGACAATTTCGATCGCGACGGGCGCCAGAAGCAGCGCCTCGAGGATATCCGCGCAGCGCTTGCGGAGGAGGAACGAAGGTGA
- a CDS encoding Gfo/Idh/MocA family protein — protein MAIEGSSTETRQKRIRLGMVGGGSGAFIGAVHRIAARLDDHYELVAGALSSTPEKAEASGRELGLDPSRVYSDFKEMAIREAKLKNGIEAVAIVTPNHVHYAAAKEFLKRGIHVICDKPLTSTLADAKKLKKAADDSDALFVLTHNYTGYPMVRQAREMIVNGDIGAVRLVQMEYPQDWLTENIEQSGQKQAAWRTDPARSGAGGSTGDIGTHAYNLGCFVSGLELEELSADLDSFVPGRQLDDNAHVLMRFREKDGTRAKGMLWCSQVAPGHENGLMVRVYGTKGGLEWTQKDPNYLWYTPFGEPKRLLTRAGAGASPAAARVSRIPSGHPEGYLEGFANIYTEAARAIYAKRNGDKADPAVIYPTIDDGMKGMIFVDACVRSSERNGAWIKL, from the coding sequence ATGGCTATCGAGGGAAGCAGCACGGAAACGCGTCAGAAGCGCATTCGGCTCGGCATGGTGGGCGGGGGCTCGGGCGCCTTTATCGGCGCGGTGCACCGGATCGCCGCCAGGCTGGACGATCATTACGAGCTTGTCGCCGGCGCGCTCTCGTCGACGCCGGAGAAGGCCGAGGCTTCGGGACGCGAGCTCGGGCTCGATCCGTCGCGCGTCTACTCGGATTTCAAGGAGATGGCGATCCGTGAGGCCAAGCTCAAGAACGGCATCGAGGCGGTGGCGATCGTCACGCCGAACCATGTTCACTACGCTGCCGCGAAGGAATTTCTCAAGCGCGGCATCCACGTCATCTGCGACAAGCCGCTGACGTCGACGCTCGCCGATGCGAAGAAGCTCAAGAAGGCGGCCGACGACAGCGATGCGCTCTTCGTGCTGACGCACAACTATACCGGCTATCCGATGGTGCGCCAGGCGCGCGAAATGATCGTCAATGGCGACATCGGCGCCGTCCGCCTCGTGCAGATGGAATATCCCCAGGACTGGCTGACCGAGAATATCGAGCAGTCCGGTCAGAAGCAGGCCGCCTGGCGGACCGATCCTGCGCGCTCCGGTGCCGGCGGCTCCACCGGCGACATCGGCACGCATGCCTACAATCTCGGTTGCTTCGTTTCCGGACTGGAACTCGAGGAGCTCTCCGCCGATCTCGACAGTTTCGTGCCCGGTCGCCAGCTCGACGACAATGCACATGTGCTGATGCGTTTCAGGGAGAAGGACGGAACGCGCGCCAAGGGCATGCTCTGGTGCAGCCAGGTGGCACCCGGTCATGAAAACGGCCTGATGGTGCGCGTCTACGGCACCAAAGGCGGTCTCGAATGGACGCAGAAGGACCCGAATTACCTCTGGTATACGCCCTTCGGCGAACCGAAGCGCCTGCTGACGCGCGCGGGCGCCGGGGCCTCACCGGCGGCGGCCAGGGTTTCGCGCATTCCTTCCGGCCACCCGGAGGGCTACCTCGAAGGCTTCGCCAATATCTATACGGAAGCGGCACGGGCAATCTACGCCAAGCGCAACGGCGACAAGGCGGACCCGGCTGTCATCTATCCGACGATAGACGATGGCATGAAGGGCATGATCTTCGTCGATGCGTGCGTCCGATCTTCGGAGCGCAACGGCGCCTGGATCAAGCTCTGA
- a CDS encoding methionine ABC transporter ATP-binding protein — protein MTLPSSEISAGDAVVFDAVSKRFAASGGNPAFTALDNVSLTVARGSITGIIGRSGAGKSTLIRLVNGLEKPSSGKVLVDGVDVVALDEAGLRDLRRSVGMIFQHFNLLSSRTVFGNVALPLEIAGMDRRTIERRVRPLLDLVGLADKHGRYPSELSGGQKQRIGIARALATEPKLLLSDEATSALDPETTQSILELLRRINAELGLTVLLITHEMEVVKAVTSDVAVIDKGQIVERGHTFDVFTHSRHETTRALLSGLAGSKLPEAVARGLKPAAASGDRIVVRLTFFGTAAERPLISQLIQSVGAEVNIIAGTIDEIGGKPYGSLVVAYGADTETSGKAERFFTENGLVTEVLGYVA, from the coding sequence ATGACCCTTCCATCTTCCGAGATCTCGGCCGGCGATGCGGTCGTCTTCGACGCCGTGTCAAAGCGTTTTGCGGCCTCCGGCGGAAATCCGGCCTTCACGGCGCTCGACAATGTCAGCCTGACGGTCGCTCGCGGCTCGATCACCGGCATCATCGGTCGTTCAGGCGCCGGCAAATCGACGCTGATCCGGCTCGTCAACGGCCTCGAAAAGCCTTCGAGCGGCAAAGTGCTCGTCGATGGCGTCGATGTGGTGGCGCTCGACGAGGCGGGCTTGCGTGACCTTCGCCGCTCCGTGGGCATGATCTTCCAGCACTTCAATCTGCTTTCCTCGCGCACCGTGTTCGGCAACGTCGCGTTGCCGCTCGAGATCGCCGGCATGGATCGGCGCACGATTGAGCGGCGTGTAAGACCGCTTCTCGACCTCGTCGGTCTTGCCGACAAGCACGGGCGCTATCCGTCCGAACTCTCCGGCGGGCAGAAGCAGCGCATCGGCATCGCGCGGGCGCTCGCGACCGAACCCAAACTCCTGCTCTCGGATGAGGCGACCTCCGCGCTCGATCCGGAAACGACGCAGTCGATCCTTGAATTGCTGCGGCGAATCAATGCGGAATTAGGCCTTACCGTTCTGCTCATCACGCACGAGATGGAGGTGGTGAAGGCCGTCACCTCCGACGTGGCGGTGATCGACAAGGGCCAGATCGTGGAACGGGGGCACACATTCGATGTCTTCACCCATTCCAGGCACGAGACGACGCGGGCGCTTCTTTCCGGCCTGGCGGGTTCGAAGCTGCCTGAAGCCGTTGCCAGGGGTCTGAAGCCGGCGGCGGCAAGCGGCGACCGCATCGTGGTGCGCCTTACCTTCTTCGGGACAGCGGCCGAGCGTCCTCTGATTTCGCAGCTCATCCAGTCGGTCGGCGCCGAGGTCAACATCATCGCCGGCACGATCGACGAGATCGGCGGCAAGCCCTATGGCTCGCTCGTCGTCGCCTATGGCGCCGATACCGAAACCTCGGGCAAGGCGGAGCGCTTCTTCACCGAGAACGGACTGGTCACGGAGGTGCTCGGCTATGTCGCCTGA
- a CDS encoding tellurite resistance TerB family protein, producing MFDAKKLLDQFLGSQVPGAGGTIRGRADQVTKVAKDNPLATGAIAAVLLGTKSGRKLAGNAAVLGGLAAIAGLGYQAYKNYQSGKEPVAEPAAPAPAQLPAPPTDSGFAAPEALSDDFALVLVRAMIAAARADGHIDAAERGRIMDKLSVSGLSADAAAFLEAELVNPVDLDAIISAGKTEEERVEIYTASRLAIEPDGRAERGYLDLLAGRLGLADALVDHIEATVSAAKIPA from the coding sequence ATGTTCGACGCGAAGAAATTGCTGGATCAATTCCTGGGATCGCAGGTGCCCGGCGCCGGAGGGACCATCCGCGGCCGGGCGGATCAGGTGACCAAAGTCGCAAAGGACAATCCGCTCGCCACCGGCGCGATCGCCGCGGTGCTGCTCGGCACTAAATCCGGACGCAAGCTGGCCGGCAACGCCGCCGTCCTCGGCGGTCTCGCCGCGATCGCCGGCCTTGGCTACCAAGCCTACAAGAACTATCAGTCCGGGAAGGAGCCGGTGGCCGAGCCCGCGGCACCGGCGCCGGCTCAATTGCCCGCGCCGCCAACGGATTCCGGCTTTGCTGCGCCGGAAGCGCTGAGCGACGACTTCGCGCTCGTGCTGGTGCGCGCCATGATCGCCGCCGCGCGCGCAGATGGCCATATCGACGCCGCCGAGCGCGGCCGCATCATGGACAAGCTCTCGGTTTCGGGGCTTTCCGCGGACGCGGCGGCCTTCCTGGAAGCTGAACTCGTCAATCCCGTCGATCTCGATGCCATCATCTCCGCCGGGAAGACGGAGGAGGAGCGGGTGGAGATCTATACGGCCTCCCGTCTGGCGATCGAACCGGACGGCCGGGCCGAGCGGGGTTATCTCGACCTGCTCGCCGGCCGGCTCGGCCTGGCCGATGCGCTCGTCGACCACATCGAGGCGACAGTTTCAGCCGCAAAAATTCCGGCGTGA
- a CDS encoding GH1 family beta-glucosidase has protein sequence MIEAKNLAERFPGDFVFGVATASFQIEGASKADGRKASIWDAFSNMPGRVYGRHNGDVACDHYNRLEQDLDLIKSLGVEAYRFSISWPRIVPEGTGPINEKGLDFYDRLADGLKARGIKAFATLYHWDLPLALMGDGGWTARTTAYAYQRYAKTVIARLGDRLDAVATFNEPWCSVWLGHLYGVHAPGERNMDAALAALHFTNLAHGLGVSAIRSERPELPVGIVINAHSVCPGSGSAEDRAAAERAFDFHNGVFFDPIFKGEYPEGFLSALGDRMPAIEDGDMETIAQPLDWWGLNYYTPMRVSADPAKGAEYPATIDAKPVSDVKTDIGWEVYAPALGSLVETLNARYKLPDCYITENGACYNMGVENGAVDDQPRLDYISDHLAVTADLIAKGYPMRGYFAWSLMDNFEWAEGYRMRFGIVHVDYETQVRTIKKSGHWYKDLAEQFPRGNHKQDR, from the coding sequence ATGATCGAAGCCAAGAATCTCGCAGAGCGGTTTCCCGGCGACTTTGTCTTCGGCGTTGCGACCGCATCCTTCCAGATCGAGGGGGCCAGCAAGGCGGACGGGCGCAAAGCCTCCATCTGGGATGCCTTCTCCAACATGCCGGGGCGTGTTTACGGGCGCCATAACGGCGACGTCGCCTGCGACCATTACAATCGGCTGGAGCAGGATCTGGACCTCATCAAGAGCCTCGGCGTCGAAGCCTATCGCTTCTCGATCTCCTGGCCGCGGATCGTGCCCGAGGGCACGGGGCCGATCAACGAGAAAGGGCTCGATTTCTACGACCGGCTCGCCGACGGACTGAAGGCGCGCGGAATCAAGGCCTTTGCGACGCTTTATCACTGGGACCTGCCGCTGGCGCTGATGGGCGACGGAGGCTGGACGGCCCGCACGACCGCCTATGCGTACCAGCGTTATGCGAAGACGGTGATTGCGCGTCTCGGCGACCGTCTCGATGCGGTTGCGACCTTCAACGAGCCGTGGTGTTCGGTCTGGCTCGGACATCTCTACGGCGTCCATGCGCCGGGCGAGCGCAACATGGATGCAGCACTTGCCGCGTTGCACTTCACCAATCTCGCCCACGGGTTGGGCGTCTCGGCGATCCGCTCGGAACGGCCGGAGCTCCCCGTCGGTATCGTCATCAATGCCCACTCGGTCTGTCCCGGCAGCGGCAGCGCCGAGGACAGGGCCGCGGCCGAACGCGCTTTCGATTTCCACAACGGGGTCTTCTTCGATCCGATCTTCAAGGGCGAGTATCCGGAGGGTTTCCTGTCCGCGCTCGGCGACCGCATGCCGGCGATCGAGGACGGCGACATGGAGACGATAGCCCAGCCGCTCGACTGGTGGGGGCTCAACTATTATACGCCGATGCGCGTTTCGGCAGACCCCGCGAAAGGCGCCGAATATCCGGCGACCATCGACGCGAAACCTGTCAGCGACGTAAAGACCGATATCGGCTGGGAAGTCTATGCGCCGGCTTTGGGCAGCCTGGTCGAGACGCTCAATGCGCGCTACAAGCTCCCCGACTGCTACATCACGGAGAATGGCGCCTGCTACAATATGGGCGTCGAGAACGGCGCCGTCGACGACCAGCCGCGGCTTGACTACATATCCGACCATCTCGCCGTTACCGCCGATCTCATTGCCAAGGGCTATCCGATGAGGGGCTATTTCGCTTGGAGCCTTATGGACAATTTCGAATGGGCGGAGGGCTACCGGATGCGCTTCGGCATCGTTCACGTCGATTACGAGACCCAGGTCCGCACGATCAAGAAGAGCGGTCACTGGTATAAGGACCTGGCGGAACAGTTTCCGAGAGGCAACCACAAACAGGACCGATAG
- a CDS encoding CHAD domain-containing protein, giving the protein MTFAFHPKRPFTEDFRTVGEEQIERAIAILEGQPDGVHEAIHDARKSFKRLRSLYRLVAADAPLFQSRENARIRGMARSLATFRDAAALAENAVYLRQHAASEEQQLALDKICTILASRRDRIAEDEGDLDRKIEATIVNCRKAHAALAHVSFRDGRRKSARRLAKGLHRTLRRAARARTACAASADTMLFHDLRKSAQDYRMQLALLREAWPSAMRAKREEANELVDVLGHLNDLDALMSLVGERPELAGNSQEHLFSSVAARQDELRREALTRAEAVFLDRPRRESRALELLWLEAGK; this is encoded by the coding sequence ATGACCTTCGCCTTCCATCCGAAGCGCCCCTTTACAGAGGACTTCCGCACCGTCGGAGAGGAACAGATCGAACGCGCGATCGCGATTCTCGAGGGCCAGCCCGATGGCGTGCATGAAGCGATCCACGATGCGCGCAAGAGCTTCAAGCGCCTTCGCTCGCTCTATCGCCTCGTGGCCGCCGACGCGCCACTCTTCCAGAGCCGGGAAAACGCCCGCATCCGCGGCATGGCGCGCAGTCTGGCGACGTTCCGCGATGCGGCAGCGCTCGCCGAGAACGCCGTTTACCTGCGCCAGCACGCGGCGAGCGAGGAGCAGCAATTGGCGCTGGACAAGATCTGCACGATTCTGGCGAGCCGGCGTGACCGGATTGCAGAAGACGAAGGTGATCTCGACCGGAAGATCGAGGCGACCATCGTCAATTGCAGAAAGGCGCATGCCGCGCTCGCTCATGTTTCGTTCCGTGACGGCAGGCGGAAGTCCGCCCGCCGTCTCGCGAAAGGTTTGCATCGGACCTTGCGGCGCGCCGCACGCGCCAGGACCGCCTGTGCAGCAAGCGCCGATACGATGCTGTTCCACGACTTGCGAAAGAGCGCGCAGGATTACCGGATGCAGCTTGCCCTGCTTCGCGAGGCATGGCCGTCGGCGATGCGGGCGAAGAGAGAGGAGGCCAACGAATTGGTCGACGTGCTCGGCCATCTGAACGACCTCGACGCATTGATGTCCCTCGTCGGCGAGCGGCCGGAGCTCGCGGGCAACAGTCAGGAGCACCTCTTTTCGAGTGTCGCCGCCAGGCAGGACGAACTGAGGCGCGAGGCCCTTACGCGCGCAGAGGCGGTCTTTCTCGACCGGCCTCGAAGGGAGAGCCGAGCCCTCGAACTGCTGTGGCTCGAAGCTGGAAAGTAG
- the trhO gene encoding oxygen-dependent tRNA uridine(34) hydroxylase TrhO: protein MTDMITTSRPEAQGQFLVAALYHFVSFPRFADFREPLQAICDANGAKGTLLLAHEGINGTIAGTDEGIAAVLAFLRAQPEFAGFVHKESRASAMPFLRMKVRMKKEIVTMGVENIDPNKVVGTYVEPKDWNALISDPETLVIDTRNDYETAIGLFRGAVDPKTKTFREFPDWVRNNTGLHNKPKIAMYCTGGIRCEKATAFMKEQGFEEVYHLKGGILKYLEEVPPEKSLWDGACFVFDERVSVTHGLKEGEHTLCHACRQPLTPEDLQSPLHEEGVSCVHCHDTRTEEDRERYRQRQRQIMLAKKRGARHLGS from the coding sequence ATGACCGACATGATCACGACATCGCGACCGGAGGCCCAAGGCCAGTTTCTGGTGGCTGCCCTCTACCATTTCGTATCGTTTCCGCGCTTCGCCGATTTCCGCGAACCGCTCCAGGCGATCTGCGACGCCAATGGAGCGAAGGGAACGCTGCTTCTTGCGCATGAGGGCATCAACGGCACGATCGCCGGCACCGATGAAGGCATTGCGGCGGTCCTTGCCTTTCTTCGGGCACAGCCGGAATTCGCCGGCTTCGTACACAAGGAGAGCCGCGCTTCGGCCATGCCCTTCCTGCGCATGAAGGTGCGCATGAAGAAAGAGATCGTGACCATGGGCGTCGAGAATATCGATCCCAACAAGGTGGTCGGCACCTATGTGGAGCCGAAGGACTGGAATGCGCTGATCTCCGATCCGGAGACGCTGGTCATCGACACGCGCAACGATTACGAAACGGCAATCGGCCTCTTCCGCGGCGCCGTCGACCCGAAGACCAAAACCTTCCGGGAATTTCCGGACTGGGTCCGCAACAATACCGGTCTCCATAACAAGCCGAAGATCGCGATGTACTGCACCGGCGGCATCCGCTGCGAGAAGGCGACCGCCTTCATGAAGGAACAGGGCTTCGAGGAGGTCTATCACCTCAAGGGCGGCATCCTCAAATACCTGGAGGAAGTACCGCCGGAGAAGAGCCTCTGGGACGGCGCCTGCTTCGTGTTCGACGAACGCGTCTCGGTCACGCATGGGCTCAAGGAGGGCGAGCACACGCTCTGCCATGCTTGCCGCCAGCCGCTGACGCCCGAGGACCTCCAGTCGCCCCTTCACGAGGAAGGCGTCTCCTGCGTCCACTGCCACGACACCCGCACCGAGGAGGATCGCGAGCGCTACCGCCAAAGGCAAAGGCAGATCATGCTCGCGAAGAAGCGTGGCGCGCGGCATCTCGGAAGCTGA
- a CDS encoding methionine ABC transporter permease has product MSPDLLLRIGSATLDTMYMVAVAGLVGSLIGLPIGIFLATSGRGELFPAPNVNRAVGLVVNATRSTPFIILVVAIIPLTRLITGTSIGTKAAIVPLTIATIPFFARLVEAAIRDIDKGLIEAARAMGATPMQIVFKVLLAEARPALMLALTMTIVSLIGYSAMVGAVGGGGLGDLGIRYGYQRFMPDVMLVVVVVLIVLVQVVQSAGDRLARRFDKRSRKS; this is encoded by the coding sequence ATGTCGCCTGATCTTCTGCTTCGTATCGGCAGCGCCACGCTCGACACCATGTACATGGTGGCGGTTGCCGGCCTCGTCGGCTCTCTGATCGGCCTGCCGATCGGGATCTTCCTCGCGACCAGCGGCAGGGGCGAGCTGTTTCCGGCACCCAATGTGAACCGCGCCGTAGGACTTGTGGTGAACGCGACGCGGTCGACGCCTTTCATCATTCTCGTCGTCGCGATCATTCCGTTGACGCGCCTCATCACCGGTACCTCTATCGGCACTAAGGCTGCGATCGTGCCCCTGACGATCGCGACCATTCCCTTTTTCGCCCGCCTTGTCGAGGCGGCGATCCGCGACATCGACAAGGGGCTGATCGAGGCTGCGCGCGCCATGGGCGCCACCCCGATGCAGATCGTCTTCAAGGTCCTGCTTGCAGAGGCGCGGCCGGCGCTGATGCTGGCGCTGACCATGACGATCGTCAGCCTCATCGGCTATTCGGCGATGGTCGGCGCCGTCGGCGGTGGCGGTCTCGGCGACCTCGGCATCCGCTACGGCTATCAGCGCTTCATGCCGGACGTGATGCTCGTCGTGGTCGTGGTGCTGATCGTGCTCGTACAGGTCGTCCAGAGCGCCGGCGACCGCCTCGCGCGCCGCTTCGACAAGCGAAGCCGCAAGAGCTGA
- a CDS encoding MetQ/NlpA family ABC transporter substrate-binding protein, whose protein sequence is MKKLILAAAFAVLAAGTALAETIKVGVTPGEHAEIMEKVKEVAAPKGLDIEILEFSDYVVPNQALADGDLNANSFQHQPYLDNQIADRGFDIVSVGLTITTPMGVYSNKVKSLDELEDGATIAIPNDPTNGGRALLVLASKGLIKVNPDAGLKVTPADVTENPKNIEFAELDAAQLPRSLADVDAAVINTNYALEADLHPKEDAIAIESEKSPYANVIVVRTADKDAPWVKTLVESYHDDKVKAFIVEHFKGALIPSW, encoded by the coding sequence ATGAAAAAGCTCATTCTCGCCGCGGCATTCGCCGTTCTGGCCGCCGGCACCGCGCTTGCCGAGACCATAAAAGTCGGCGTGACTCCGGGCGAGCACGCCGAGATCATGGAGAAGGTGAAGGAGGTCGCCGCTCCCAAGGGACTCGACATCGAGATCCTCGAATTTTCGGACTACGTGGTTCCGAACCAGGCGCTCGCCGATGGCGACCTCAATGCCAATTCGTTCCAGCACCAGCCCTATCTCGACAACCAGATCGCCGATCGGGGCTTCGACATCGTCAGCGTAGGCCTCACCATCACCACGCCGATGGGTGTCTATTCGAACAAGGTGAAGAGCCTCGATGAGCTGGAGGACGGCGCGACGATCGCCATTCCTAACGATCCGACCAACGGCGGCCGCGCGCTCCTGGTTCTCGCGTCGAAGGGTCTCATCAAGGTCAACCCGGATGCAGGGCTGAAGGTCACTCCGGCCGACGTGACGGAGAATCCGAAGAACATCGAGTTCGCCGAACTCGATGCGGCCCAGCTGCCGCGCTCGCTGGCCGATGTCGACGCGGCCGTGATCAACACCAACTACGCGCTCGAGGCCGATCTTCATCCGAAGGAGGACGCCATCGCCATAGAAAGCGAGAAGTCCCCCTATGCCAACGTCATTGTAGTTCGCACCGCCGATAAGGACGCGCCCTGGGTCAAGACGCTCGTCGAATCCTACCACGACGACAAGGTCAAGGCCTTCATCGTCGAACACTTCAAGGGCGCGCTCATTCCGAGCTGGTGA